gaaaagtttagcttaggttttttattttacagtgagtcctgctggcaacaggatcactgcaacgagggacttaggggagaggaagTGAACTcatctgcgtgcaggatggattggcttcttggctactggacatcagctccagagggacgatcacaggtacagcctggatggtcaccggagccttgccgccggcccccttgcagatgctgaagtaagaagaggtccagaatcggcggcagaagactcctcagtcttctaaaggtagcgcacagcactgcagctgtgcgccattttcctctcagcacacttcacacggcagtcactgagggtgcagggcgctgggaggggggcgccctgggaggcaaatgaatacctattttggctaaaaatacctcacatatagcctccggaggctatatggagatatttaacccctgccagaatccgttaagagcgggagacgaggccgccgaaaaaggggcggggcctatctcctcagcacacagcgccattttccctcacagaaagcctggagggaaggctcccaggctctcccctgcactgcactacagaaacagggttaaaacagagagggggggcactaaattggcgttagaaatatataaaaaagatgctataagggaaaacacttatataaggttgtccctatataattatagcgtttttggtgtgtgctggtaaactctccctctgtctctccaaagggctagtgggtcctgtcctctatcagagcattccctgtgtgtgtgctgtgtgtcggtacgtgtgtgtcgacatgtatgaggacgatgttggtgaggaggcggagcaattgcctgtaatggtgatgtcactctctagggagtcgacaccggaatggatggcttatttaggaaattacgtgataatgtcaacacgctgcaaggtcggttgacgacatgagacggccgacaaacaattagtaccggtccagacgtctcaaaaacaccgtcaggggttttaaaacgcccgtttactttagtcggtcgacacagacacagacagggacactgaatccagtgtcgacggtgaataaacaaacgtattccttattagggccacacgttaaaggcaatgaaggaggtgttacatatttctgatactacaagtaccacaaaagagggtattatgtgggatgtgaaaaaactaccgtagtttttcctgaatcagataaattaaataaagtgtgtgatgatgcgtggattccccccgatagaaaattatgggcggtataccctttcccgccagaagttagggcgcgttgggaaacaccccttagggtggataaggcgctcacacgcttatcaaaacaagtggcggtaccgtctatagatagggccgtcctcaaggaccagctgacaggaggctggaaaatatcataaaaagtatatacacacatactggtgttatactgcgaccagcgatcgcctcagcctggatgtgcagagctggggtggcttggtcggattccctgactaaaaatattgatacccttgacagggacagtattttattgactatagagcatttaaaggatgcatttctatatatgcgagatgcacagagggatatttgcactctggcatcaagagtaaatgcgatgtccatatctgccagaagatgttatggacacgacagtggtcaggtgatgcagattccaaacggcacaaaggtgtattgccgtataaaggaagaggagttatttggggtcggtccatcggacctggtggccacggcaactgctggacaatccgccgtttttaccctaagtcacatctctgcagaaaaagacaccgtcttttcagcctcagtcctttcgtccctataagatcatatctgcccagggatagaggaaagggaagaagactgcagcaggcagcccattcccaggaacagaagcgttccaccgcttctgacaagttctcagcatggcgctgagaccgtacaggacccctggatcctacaagtagtatcccaggggtacagattggaatgtcgagacgtttccccttcgcaggctcctgaagtctgctttaccaaggtctccctccgacaaggaggcagtatgggaaaaaattcacaagctgtattcccagcaggtgataattaaattacccctcctactacaagaaaaggggtattattccacactatattgtggtactgaagccagaaggctaggtgagacgatctcctgataagggcatagtccagggaacagttggaggtcggagtagcactatctcggatactgctacaacagcacgggtggattctaaatattccaaaatcgcagctgatcccgacgacacgtctgctgtgcctagggatgattctggacacagtccagaaaaaggtgtttctcccggaagagaaagccagggagttatccgagctagtcaggaacctcctaaaaacagtgcatcattgcacaagggtcctggtaaaaatggtggcttcctacgaagcaattccattcggcagatttcacgcaagaagttttcagtgggatctgctggacaaatggtccggattgcatcttcagatgcatcagcggataaccctatatccaaggacaagggtgtctctcctgtggtggttatagagtgctcatcttctagagggccgcagattcggcattcaggattggatgctggtgaccacggagcccagcccgagaggctggggagcagtcacacaaggaaaaaatttccagggagtgtgatcaagtctggagacttttctccacataaatatactggagctaagggtaaatttataatgctctaagcttagcaagacctctgcttcaaggtcagccggtattgatccagtgggaaaaacatcacggcagtcgcccacgtaaacagacagggcgacacaagaagcaggagggcaatggcaaaaactgcaaggacttttcgctgggcggaaaatcatgtgatagcactgtcagcagtgtttcatcccgggaatggaaactgggaagcagacttcctcagcaggcacgacctccacccgggagagtggaaacttcatcgggaagttttttccacatgattgtaaaccgttgggaaataccaaaggtggacatgatggcgtcccgtctgaacaaaaaacgggacaggtattgcgccaggtcaagagaccctcaggcaatagctgtggacgttctggtaacaccgtgggtgtaccagtcggtgtatgtgttccctcctctgcttctcatacctaaggtgctgagaattataagacgtagaggagtaagaactatactcatggctccggattggccaagaaggacttggtacccggaacttcaagagatgcttacagaggtcttatggcctctgccgctaagaagggacttgcttcagcaagtaccatgtctgttccaagacttaccgcagctgcgtttgtcggcatggcggtggaaagccggatcctaagggaaaaaggcattccggaagaggtcattcctaccctggtcaaagccagaaaggaggtgaccgcacaacattatcaccacatgtggcgaaaatatgttgcgtggtgtgaggccaggaaggccccacaaagaaatttcaactcggtcgtttcctgcatttcctgcaaacaggagtgtctatgggcctcaaattggggtccattaaggttcaaatttcggccctgtcgattttcttccagaaagaattggcttcagttcctgaagtccagaagtttgtcaagggagtattgcatatacaacccccttttgtgcctccagtggcactgtgggatctcaacgtagttctgggattcctcaaatcacattggtttaaaaccagtcaaatctgtggatttgaagcatctcacatgaaaagtgaccatgctcttggccctggcctggaccaggcgagtgtcaaattggtgtttttttctcaaaaaagcccatatctgtttgtccattcggacagggcagagctgcggactcgtccccagttctctccctaaggtggtgtcagtgtttcacctgaaccagcttattgtggtgccttgcacctactagggacttggaggactccaagttgctagatgttgtcagggccctgaaaatatgttccaggacggctggagtcaggaaaactgacttgctgttatcctgtatgcacccaacaaactgggtgctcttgcttctaagcagactattgctagttggatgtgtaatacaattcagcttgcacattctgtggcaggcctgccacagccaaaatatgtaaatgcccattccacaaggaaggtgggctcatcttgggcggctgcccgaggggtctcggctttacaactttgccgagcagctacttggtcaggggcaaacacgtttgctaaattctacaaatttgataccctggctaaggaggacctggagttctctcattcggtgctgcagagtcatccgcactctcccgcccgtttgggagctttggtataatccccatggtcctttcaggaaccccagcatccactaggacgatagagaaaataagaatttacttaccgataattctatttctcggagtccgtagtggatgctgggcgcccatcccaagtgcggattatctgcaatacttgtacatagttacaaaaatcgggttattattgttgtgagccatcttttcagaggctccgctgttatcatactgttaactgggtttagatcacaagttgtacggtgtgattggtgtggctggtatgagtcttacccgggattcaaaattcctcccttattgtgtacgctcgtccgggcacagtacctaactggcttggaggagggtcatagggggaggagccagtgcacaccacctgatcggaaagctttacttttgtgccctgtctcctgcggagccgctattccccatggtcctttcaggaaccccagcatccactacggactccgagaaatagaattatcggtaagtaaattcttattttaaatgtatttattaaaaaacaaaacaaaaaccagtaTACCTTTTTTCCAGTACATATGAACACAAGGAAAGGCTACCTGAGGAATCCTTACAAGAAGTGGTGGTCTCCCGCAAAGAATAACTATGCAGTCTCACATAAGGTAAATAACCATGTGAATGGGCTTATGTTTCCTTACTGATTCTATAGAAGGACCAGGCCTGTTTTCTTTAGTATGTGCATAcgtaatctgtttttttttttttgtttgttttttaagatgGATCTTTCAAAGAAGAAAATGTACTCCGAGTATCTTATGAATCCTCAATTCCTAAAAGAATTTATAGACGCGTATCGATCGTTTCCATGTTTGTGGAATGTTAAATACTCCGATTATTCTAATAAACAGAAAAGATCGAAAGCCTATGAGAAGCTAGTAGGCCTCTGTAAGAGCGTTTGTCCGACGGCAAATATCCAATTTGTTAAACATAAGATTGCAAATTTGAGAACAGTCTTCAAAAAAGAATTTAATAAGGTACAAGTATCCAAAAAGTCTGCGGCCTGCGTGCAGGACATCTACGTGCCACGGCTGTGGTATTACGACCTACTGAAATTTACTATTGGTCAGGATCTTCCAAGGAAGTCCTTGTCCACCTCGAGCCAAGAGACCCACAAAGCGAGGCAGGAGGATGAACACGCCGACGAGAACCTGGAAACCCTGGAGGAATCTACAAACTTGTCTCAGGTATTACATGTTCCGTTCTTGTATTACTGCAGTGGCCACAATGGGCCGTTACGGGGTGTATAACACTTCCACTCTTGTCTGTCTTTATCGCTCTGTGAGCCTGATTCAAAGATGGTCGCAAATACTGTCGCTGCTTCGATCCAGTACGCAAATGTCGCAGCAGCCAGGATGAAACGAAGACGTTGGAGCCTTAACTGAAGCATACATGATTGGAGTTGCAAAAGAGAGAGTCGAAACAGTCGCAATACGCCTACATTTGAGTTGCCGCACCCCTTACTGCCCACACGGTCCCTGACTGCTGATCACTTTGTGAATATATCCGCTCTGTGACCGCCGTCGCAAATACAATGCGGCAATGTCGCAGTGCAACCCTGACGTGTGCGCCAAAGAAAAAAACCTCGTCCAATTGTGGCTTACAGTCCATGAACCTGGCCCTGTGTGTTtttgtgtcctctctctctctctctctctctctctctctctctctctctctctctctctctctctctctctctctctctctctctctctctctctctctctctctctctctctctctgtacagatTTATGTGTGGTTATATTTCTCCGTGTGCTtttgtctctctgtgtgtaccttTCTCTCTGTGTGTTTTGTGTttctctttttttgtgtgtgtctgtctcctctctatctctctgttTATTTGTTTCTATAAATGTGGGTGTCTCTGTTTCActctttgggcgggatgtactaaagggaaagtgCGTTTGAAAACAGACGTTTTGGGAATTTCCCCGCTTTTCCCTTATGTACCAAGCATTCTGCTGCTTTTGCCCAGTGGTTAATTCCTGTAGGCTTCTTATTGTGTTTCCCCCCCTGGACACCCCCTGGGAGGGATTCAATTGGATGGTAAACCCCCTTGAACATTGATTTAAATCCTGATTGATTTATTTTTGTGTGTCTAATGTAGGTAACCAGCAACAGCCAATCAGATGACGTGGACTTCGAGATACAGGAAGTTATTCCTATGAGGAAGCAGAAGAAAAGAAAGATGTACAAGGAGGACGATTTAAGCAACGAGCTCCTCTCTCAGGCTGCAGCCATTCTCTCTAAGAACGATGACGAGTATGACGCATTTGGGATCACTGTTGCGTCAAAGCTGCGGCGGATGGAGGAAAAACAAAGACTGATTGCGGAGGTTCTCATAACAGACATTTTATACAAGGGAATGTTAAACCAAATAAATGAAGAAACCTACGTTGCAGAGTACTCCGATCAGTACTACCCGCCTAACCCGATcagctgagcccccccccccccccccccccccccccttttggttTTACTTCTACCTGTGCCCAACAGACTGTCACACCCAGCCATGGTGTATTGCCACCTGGACTATCGGTGGATCATCGGGATCTTTCTGTTTCTTCCTATCTCATTGTTTTGTTACTGAGAATATTGGAGCCCACGGTCGTCATTCTCCTACATACCGCAAATGTGATTTCTGTTTTTTAAAGCTGCAGTCCCACAAGCCGGTTCCCTGCCTTCTTATCAAGCATCTGATTTTTCTACTTCTACGTCCTCCTCCTCCTAATGTTTTCTTTGCACACTCTCTCTGTGGTGGGGTCTGATATGGTGGCTACTCCGCTAGCTCGAGTCGTCGCAGGACTCTGGTTCATTCCCAGGACAAGGATTACATGATCTTCGTCCTCCCCCCTATACACATGGTAGCAGTGAAAGCGCATGCTGAGAAGAGACGTGCCCCAAAGCTTCCCTGCTCACTAGCGTATgccgtgactgtggttgccatggtagtcacGTGACACTTGGCAAACTATGTATCGTTAATAgtgcttttaaaaataaataaaaataaacaccacCATCATGAGCTGGAAGATTCGGTAGCAAATGAGACGCCTTCGTCTATGGAGGAACGGGTTGCGGAACGGTGAGAGGCGCACTGCAGCGGTTGTTACTGGTTAGTGCTGTCAGGCCGGGGCTCCACTACCAACATGGAGTGTTGAGAATATATAGCTGCTCTGTTACTATAAACTAGTCAGAAGGTAATACATTATTCATTTAGCTCTACATATTTGCAGACGAACTTCCCTTTCAGACTACGCTAATTATTTATATCAACCCCTTTGAGTAATTAAACTGTATCAACTCCACATGATCCTGTCCAGCTCCCTTCCTGACTCCCAACAAATGTGGTTTGAACTAATGAAATCTCCTGCTTCTGATTGGTCTTTAATGAGTTTTGACTTCATACGGATAGGATGGTGGTTTGTCCCCAGGTCTgaatggggggaggaggagggggggggggggggttggcaggcCACAGAGGGTGCAGTGTTAGACCATTTATACAGCAGTGGCCCAGAACAAATGTTCCAGAGTTCGGTCCTGGGTGGTCTCGCGACCAGTATTGGGCAAGTATTAATCATGCTGTGTTAAATAGAATGTAAAAAAATCTCAGTGTATGCACCCATCCCTGCAAGACACTGGCCTGGAGCCAGAGGTACCCACAGGTGAGGCAGGGGTGCTATGCCGGACAGTGTTTTCTATGTCTGTGTTTTAGGCTCGATGCCTTAGAACGCCTAGTTACATGTACCTTTTATATTGTCTAATAGTCACACGTGTGTTAGTGTTACTTTGAGGAGACATTTTTTATTTTCAAGCTGTAAACTAGAGAATGTTGTTACtattatttttttgaaaaaaattgatttccagTTTATATTTTGAAATATTGCTAAATAAGTGTCCTATAACATTATGAAAGTTGATGTAAGAAAATGTGTATTAAAACATGATTTAACAATGAAATGTCTGGTTTTATCTTATGTTCTTTCTTGACCGCTAATGCGGTTCCAACATGGTGTCTCTGCGGCAGTCTGTGACCGACTGTGGGGAGATTGCTGGTCAGGACTCTCTATAGACCTATACAATATTCCTTACCATCGCTATTTGCTTTCTAGAGATTCATGTGTCCTGGTTTTCCAACAGATGGGTCCCTGCGGGCAACAGAATGACTTCTTCGCCTATAGCGCTATATACCagagttgggtatgaaatgccggcagtcacatgactgacaacGGCATCCCAATAGTGAGAATACAGACGCTGGACGGGGGTATTTTACCCCTTCCCCCTAacccagacatgtccaaactgcggccctccagctgttgtgaaaaaacatatcccagcattccctgacacagttttgctgtcagagaatgcaaaagctatgtcagggcatgctgggat
The Pseudophryne corroboree isolate aPseCor3 chromosome 4, aPseCor3.hap2, whole genome shotgun sequence DNA segment above includes these coding regions:
- the LYPLAL1 gene encoding lysophospholipase-like protein 1 isoform X1, with protein sequence MDKAKCKPERRNILSQEIQSDGKIRVKIKEEEVPTDISTDGSSNRNTPERYLSPQHSQDCTGEELRLDKHIKEENLNIVIVDIGPEIQREDEIRGKIKEEEIPTDIGPVHMNTRKGYLRNPYKKWWSPAKNNYAVSHKMDLSKKKMYSEYLMNPQFLKEFIDAYRSFPCLWNVKYSDYSNKQKRSKAYEKLVGLCKSVCPTANIQFVKHKIANLRTVFKKEFNKVQVSKKSAACVQDIYVPRLWYYDLLKFTIGQDLPRKSLSTSSQETHKARQEDEHADENLETLEESTNLSQVTSNSQSDDVDFEIQEVIPMRKQKKRKMYKEDDLSNELLSQAAAILSKNDDEYDAFGITVASKLRRMEEKQRLIAEVLITDILYKGMLNQINEETYVAEYSDQYYPPNPIS